The DNA sequence gtaagggaatgaatagacttaacttctgcgaaacctaatcaatgtttcccaaaagttggggggcaaatgataggaataaataaatcctgattgtataattaaatattgcaaggtgtgggctgctaggcccaataagaagatgtatgacattcagaccaaaaagatcaacacattgatcaggcctgatggaccagatcaggcctgatggaacaaagaaggcctaaaagccctgattatttattaatttcgtaattaataaatagaggaggaaaacagctattaagataagtcctagtgggaatataaatccttgtagattggcctcaaggggacctaaaaggataaggaatcagtttcctactatctaggactccaaagtccattctaattatgagacttgcccaccaagtctcctatactaagtccaattcaaggactctcaacatctatataaggggtctcacccgacaaatcagaactacgttttttggcttgattcttaATTCActgagatacgtaggcatctcgtaaaggcagaattaagctacgaaacacgagagcagccattaaaggccttgagctcccgaatcttagtaataaatacagcaaataataaccttagttttttatccataacattttgTATTTTTTCGTGGTGTACTAAATTTTCAAATATAAATGTTACTTATTTGTGTCATTTTATAATGTGTTCATATATCATGTAACAAAATTAAGAGATATTCCCAAAAGTACCCAGACTAGCAGCCTGATAATATAGTTTTTTTGTGTCATCAATTTGAAAAGAGATCGTCCATCCCATTTTATTTATCACATTTCCTTTTATAAAAGTCAAATTGATCAATTTTTGATCAAAGATTAAACATTAATCTTATATTATTTCTGAAAACTAGAAATTATATATTAAACtagattaaatctactttccgataatgtaatttttttttattttgttcaattataaaatatttataaacttCGATCAAATTTTAGTCAATTTAACTCAATTAAAATCAAATATGACAATTAAAATGGAACGGAGAGAGTATTACACATGGTTAACGACATTCTCGGACATGTAGCAAAATACTGTACTACCAACATTCTTAACCATTAATAGAAGTGGTTCCGTTACCAGAACATTCGCAATTTTTTCATCAACAGAGTTACATGGTGCTGCATTTCATGGTTTTAACGTTCCTCATCTCCTCTCCATCTATAGTAAGAGTAAAAAAGCAGTACTATATATCTTTTGCCGGAGACAATAATAACAATAAAAATTTAACATTATATGCGTTTTACGTGTTCGGCCATTAGTTATGGACTACGTAGGCACCTTTTAGCTCTACACTTCACAAGCCCATTAAACAACACATTTAGACAACATTTAGTCTCACAGTACTCCGTATAAATAGAAAAAAGGACAGCAATGTCGGCAACGCGTCAAGAGGATAACTCAAACCGAGTTAATCGAATCAAAATATCTTATCGTTGTCTGAACCTCACGTGTCACCCCGACTTTCTTACACGCATCCACGTGCCGGACCCACAGATTAAGTACATTGCTGTATTAAAACCTAAAATAAACCTTTCACGAGCCTATATATAGGACACAAAAATCAATTCCTGTAAATCACCTCGATAACATAAAAAGAAACAAGTTGACCGGAAAAAATGGCGCATCTGTTAGACAAAGCGAAGAACTATGTGTCGGAAAAGCTGGCGGAGATGAAGAAGCCGGAAGCGGAGGTGCTGGACGTTGATCTCAAAGACGTGAGTCGTAGCTGTATTACTTACGATGCTAAAGTCTCTGTTACTAATCCTTACGGGACTTCTATTCCTATTTGTGAGATCACTTACTGCCTCAAGAGTAACAATAGGTAAcccttctctctcttttttttcataattttatttaaatttttattttcatTCATGCTAAACCAAGTTAAGGACATGTTTTAAGATCTTGAAAGTTGTTTGCTGGGTTTTTATTGTTGTGCTTACTGATTAGGCATTTCTTTTCCTATTTAAAAGTTGTATGTATGCTAAAACTGATTTGTATGTTTCTAGAATTAGAGTTGGAAGATGATGAATGGCATTAATTAGATTTGAATTGAATTAGAATTTAGAATCACTCAAATTCGATTTTTGTTGAAGAAGGTGCCAAGATGTAGCAGTATCTTAAGCATTACATGTATGAATCTTAATTTGTTCTAAGCGGATGCTTGATTTATTCTAAGCTGTGAGTGAAACCATTTATCCGACCGCTATGTAAGATGAAGTGGATCATTAGTAATCTCTTGAATCATCTAAAATCTGAGTCAATACCCCCATTAAGTGTATGACTATAAAGATGTCAAGTCCTTAATTATACATTCTTTTACTCACTTTTACTAAAATACCAAGTGCTTTAAAATGTTAATGGCCAATGGTTAAGGGTGATGTAGATCAAAATACATTTAGGGAAATAATTAGCTTGGTGACTAAAACGTAATAATTAGTCTGGCGACAAAGATGTGAAGTAGGCTGTCAAATGATGTAACATTTGGAGGCTGCAAGTCAGTTTTGTGGTTCTACACCTTCAACCCTTGCTGGCTTTCTTAATGGTGTTTTCACTGCCGGTTTTAGTTTAGTTCAAGCAGTCGACACCTCTTAATGTCCAAAACCTGCTTAGCAACCCACAAATCTTTCATGTACCTATTAGAGGAAAAGATAAGGAGGTCAATTTGTATGCCAATTAGACAAAGCTAAGCAGATGACCGATACTTGTCATCTAATTACATTTAGGCATCTAATTACATTTAGGCAACAACTTAAAAGTAGATTACTTTTGCAACATGCTAGTTGATTCGAAGATGATATAAATACTCCCGTGCTAGTGTGTAGTGTCTCTACCAGAACTATACCCTTAACCAGGGAGAGAAAGGAGGATTATCTAGTATCTTCTAGTTTTTAACAATATACTTTATTTGATGTAATATGGCACTAGGTGTAGATGAGAAGAACTTTTGTTTTCACATACGGGTGGAGGGTTCTTTTTAGGAGAATATGCCTCTTTTTGTGTTCTTATGCTGTAATGCTGGATCCTCTTTATAAAGGCATCATATTTTTTAAGGGAAAGGAAAATTGAGCCAAATTAATTCATAGTGTAGTCAAAGGTTTTTAAATAGTCCTCTAGTGATGAGGAAAATGATTTGAACATATGATCTATTTTTATTGAAATTTTGAACATAAATATAACATATAATATGTATATTCGATACGTGTGAATAGTTTCTTCAGTAGTCTCGCTATTTTTCTTATTTACAACCCTGTTACTTCCAATATTTCAATTTGTCTATATGGATATATTGAGCTTCTAAATATAATAATATGCATGGTCCCTCTAAAAAATATAGATACTAATATAATTTATTCATGTTCGATGGCTTTAGGATTAATAGCATTGGCATATCTAACATAACTTCACATCTGTAGAAAGAAGTGTACAGTTTATCTCCCTGTATTGTGAACAACTATTTTTACATTGCTGTGATGGTGAAAATTTATAGGGAGATAGCATCAGGAACTGTTCCAGATCCTGGCTCACTCAAGGGACACGATACCACACTGCTTGATGTGGCATTGAAGGTGCCACACAGCGTGCTGCTGAGCTTGGCCAGGGATATTGGTGCTGATTGGGACATCGACTATGATCTAGGAATCGTGCTTATTGTTGATCTTCCAGTTTTTGGGAATATAAGGATTCCAATCAACAGCAAGGGTGAAATCAAGCTTCCAACTGTCTCTGACTTGTGGTCCAAATGATTATCAGGATAATATTATGTGAAAGTGTTCCCAAGTACCTACTTTAGCTCTTGGTTTGTGCAAGGAGCGTATGGGAACTTATGATGTGTAACAATAAATAAGTTAAGGGACAAATAACCATGGTTTATCACACAGAGTGTAAAATAAAACGGAGGAAAAACAATAAAAATGAAGATGCGGGGTATCAATCCCCGTACCTCTCGCATGCTAAGTGACAATAAAAATGAAGATGCGGGGTATCAATCCCCGTACCTCTCGCATGCTAAGCGAGCGCTCTACCATCTGAGGTACATCCCCATTTCGAAATGATGTGAATTTGTTTTTTCTATTTTATTAGAATATGTACATCTTGTCTAGCCTGTAATCTGTTAGATTGTGACTTCCAGTCCATTTTTcaaaagaattcttgaaaagagTTATTAtttcttacccgttattttctcaaaaatataatttagtaAGTTAATATGAATCCCACTATTTTAAAGCACTATTATGGTTAATGTATATAATTATAACCAAAAACATAAATTAAATACGTAAAAAGAGAGTATTAAAAATTATCGGTATCTCCCAAAAACCAAGTTATTCCTTCCGTTTTCATAATAGTATTTTTTTTGAGAAACTTTTTTTTTCTCATAATATATGTCCAACTTTAAGTACTAATGTAAATGCATTggcatttttttttaattatttttttaaaaaattgtatAACAATTAATAAATGATAAATAATAGTCTGTGTTCGTGTATTTATAATGAGTATAAGTAATTAGATTAATATTTTCTTAATAAAGGCAAAAAACTAAAAAAGAAACTAGTATTATGAGACCTAGAAAGTAGGGGCGtaatcgagccgagccgagccgaatACTGCCATACTCGACACGAACTCGATTAAAATAATTCGGGCTCGAGTTCGAGCTCGACCAAGTCTTTAATTTCAAGTTCAGTAGGTTCATGTCCGGCTCGAAAACTCGAATTAATTCACTAAATGTTAACAAAAACTCGAAATATGATCCGTTCGACTCAAACTCGGCTTGAGTTCGGCTCGATagaaatatataatatataaaaatattaaatatttacataaaaatatatttataataaaaaaaaattaaaaagaggTTCGATAAGGCTCGCGAACCTTACGAGCCGAATAATTTAAAACTCAAGCTCGACTCGGTTAAAAATTGGAAAAACTCAAGTTCGGCTCAATTATTTTCGAGTCGAATTCGAATTTTTTACGAGCCGAATTCTAGTAACTCATGAACAGTTTGGCTCATTTACAAGCATAGCAGAAGGTCCCGAGCGATAATAATTTTTTGTTGACAAATATGAAAAATCAGGCATCCATCTCTAAGAGCAAGTCCAAGAGTGTCCTAAGAGATtccttaaaaatattataaaatatgaTGTCCTAGTAATTTAGAACAATATTCTCATGTATGCACTCCAGCAACAATGCTTTATAGTTGTGTcttatcattaaaataatattatatttgaattatatttGGAGGGAATAGAAAAGATGAGAGTGAAGATATGTGTAAATAAAAAGAGAAACAATTTTTTTATTGGAAAAATTGAAATAAGGCATCCCTGATAGAGCCTTAAAAACAAGGCATTTGGGGACATTATTGAAGTATCcatttaatcaaaatatctcaAATTATAGTTTAGGACAATAATTTAAGAGACCGTTGGAATTGCTCTGAGTTTGCAAATGGATCAAAAGGAAACAGTATTAAATGCAAACCATCTTCAAATCTACCATTCATCTACCCACCCCTACTTCCAAGCATCCAATCAAATGGCACCCATCACCTCCACACCACCCCCACACCAACTCTCCTCCTCCTCCTTCTCCTCCCTATGTCCACCTTCCCTTTCTACCCTACCACCACCAGCCCACCCAACCCCACCACTCCACCGAACCCCAAAACCACCCACATTGGTCTCCAATACGGCACCGTTTTATCCCTCACTTTTCTCCTCTTACTAGCCCTCATTCTCCTCTCTTACATCCTCTTCCGCTTTTCTCGCCGCCGCCCTAACCCTAATCCTAATTTTAACCCTCACGAAACCGGTATTACACTCCCGCGCTCTATTTTTGTAGCTGAAGAGGAGGAAAATGAGCAAAACGGCGTGGTTGGGCTGGATGAAGTGGTGATCAATTCGTATCCCAAGTATCCGTTTGTGAGAGGAGAGAGTGGGGAATCAGTGTGTGCAATATGCTTGGGTGAGTATAAGGAAGGTGAGATGCTGAGAATGTTGCCTGATTGTAAGCATTGCTTTCATTTGAAGTGTGTTGATGAGTGGTTAAAGTTGAATGCTTCTTGTCCTGTTTGTCGAAATTCGCCTTTGCCTACTCCCTTGTCCACGCCTCTTTCGGAACTGGTTCCGTTGTCGTTGTATACAGATGGTCGGAATCGGAGGAGGTGATGGCACATGAATTGTTTTGGAAAGAACTTGTTTGTAGCATAGTAGTGTGCCTGTGTCATATGATGTTGGCTGTTTGGATCATTGGAATTCAAGCCGGTTAAATATGAATGAGAAATGATGTTCTGCTACATTTTTGTATTGAAATCTCATTCTTGTTAACCTGATTGCATCTCATGATCCAAACGGGAGTTCTGATTATACTTTTGGTATTATCGTTCGTTTTTCACTTGTCATCTTACACAATTGCTGTATATAATTGTTATTGAGAATCAGAAACCTGAAAATTGTGACTTTTGTTGTTTGTATATACAAATCAAACACATGCCAAAGAGGAATCTTTTTGGTCTGCAGTGGAAATGGTTGTGTAGCTGAATACCTGCTAGCAAAGCAAGGAAAATAAATTAATTCAATCAGTTATGAAATATATACTGCTAAATTAAACTTGATTACTCAAATTAAAGGACTAAACAGAATATCTATGGACTATGGCATGGGATGCATCCGAGGTGCAaattgttgacggaggaatttgggaacaACAAAACTTGAGGTTAGTAGCCGGAAAGAAGATCTGTGATGACGGTTCTTTATCGGAAACGTGAGCAGTGgtcggtggatccgatgaacagtactcgtcggaaaagatgaacagtgtttgttgattattgggggctgagattgtttagggttagtggtggctcctttgtgCTCTCGCTCCCTGACCCcttacaatgtgcctacgtacccctatttataggggatcaagcccacgtagttcttggggaacaagaaacctaatgggcttagatttcttatcccgaggcccaataggaaacctactggaaaccgtcttctactagctttaggaatgtccgccgatgagacCCAACCACAAAGACCCAAAGCTCGTCCGCgacttcgagacttcacggataaggcatctccctggccaaggataaccctccgctaccagctgtttctctagtccgtggacacaggtatagccgtggttcaccccaaatgttggacgcatccttgcccccgataaggagcccctatcagattgcaggacaagtgatcccaagcttttgggtgcaaagtgcaggatactccgaagtctcccaacgaggacacccgttgactacagagatggagctcccaaagcacacaccagatttcaccccacatccccaatgaggacacccattgactacaggaggaggccttcagtccaggcatacccctggaggtctctgaccacggacaccgcctttcctgtagatatgctacaggaaggagttcctcaatagagtacctgcatcaagtaggttagtaataataatctccatcttccttgagcCTTCTAGAGAATCCACCTAATCAGCACATAAAAGCTATACTTATGTCCAAGTAGAAATTCAAGGCGCGCCCTAACATCTCTGTATGTTGGCGCCGCCCTGTATCACCAGCTTTTGGTTTCTCATACCATTTTTCAtcatagggcgcgccctaaacTATTCATCTTTGGGGCTGACTTTAATTCTGCCCAAGCCACAGTATGGACATGTCGAAGTAATCATGTCCAAATGATCCACCCAAGGAGCCTTCCTTacctagggcgcgccctaaggctcacTATAGGACAGACTCCAATTAAGCCACTCATCTATCTTTTTTCAACGATTGGACGCGCCTCGTCATGTTCAAGGGCGCGCCTTTAAGGCAAAACGGTCACGGGCCACTCAACTGTTTAACCAATGCAGCCCGTTCTTAGGGCGTGCCATCTGTTTATGGAAAGTTAATCTTATCTTTTCCTAGTTTTTAGGCGTTTCTCCTTCAATTTTACCTATTTTATCGAtcttaatctgaatattgtttataccaacatttgggcataacaactaccccccaaattccatatgtcaTTTGAGAATGGGATTGGAATTTCTCTTTATCTTTAACAAAATCTGTATAAACAATTCCCTAGTACTACTTACTGGGGCGCGCCCTCAACAGGGCTTGATCTGTTCAGAGTTCCCATTTTCGCGCATCCCAAATATCACACTTATGAGGCGCGCCTTAAAAAGGGTGTGCATTCCTAAAGTTTCGGATTTTGCATTCAGGATTTCTAGTTACTGAGTTAATTTATACGAGGCGCGTCTTCAAGAGGGCGCGTCCTTcaatttgaattattttttaaaacgGTTCCCCTGTTTATTCGGAAATCGTGCCTGACGTGATTGGTGTGATTTATTTTAACAGCTGTCAATTTCACCTATAAATACAAGTCACCGTCAGtcatttttatttttactttcactttccccttcctTTTCATTTTCTCTTTCTTCACCAAAGACTTCAACTCCGGCGACGAACTCTTGCTCAGAATCGGCCTTCTCCGTCACCGTATTCTCGATTTCTTCCAGTCAACGTCTTCTCCATTTGAAAAGGTATGTAAATCTTCTTTCTTCTCGGGATTTCATCACACAaataatactgcatgctacattGTCTCTTCAACTTCCTTAATTGTTCTTGAGGATAAACACAAAACGATGTATGTATCTGTGTATGTATATCTTGTACTTTCAAATTTTGTTGCTCTAGATCTGAAATCATGGGGTCTAGCTTTTAATTTTATGTTTCTAGGAATCCCAACCGTTTTATCCTCAAAATTAAAAATATACGTCCCATGATAAGGCGCGCCTCTTTATCGATACGAGGCGCGTTCCTTTTACTTTAAGCCACGCCAATGTCATCCAATCTTCCAGTCTTTTATAGATTTTAGGACAGAATAGGGCGCGCCTTCATAGTGTATGACTCGCCTCACCCTTCCTTTAAGTCTATCCCTACCTTTTCTGTTTCCTTCATATTTTTGTATCTCGTTCTTTCGTATTGGGCGCGCCCTCAACATTTTTGGTTTTCTTGGCAGCTGGAAGACGAGGGCGCGTCTTCTCCTTTTCACCCCTTCAAGGATTTCCTTACCAACTTGGGAATCTATTCTCCTCCAAACGCTTACTTGGACCCCCAGCTTCCAAACGCTCACCATACTCCCGAATTCCTAAACCGGGTGGCGCGCCTTCTTCAAGACTCCAAAAAGGGTTCCTTAATGGCAGATTTTTCAGATAGCTCGTCCACGGACAACATTCCCTTATCTCGTAGACACGGAAAACAAAAATTAGTCCAAAAAGAGAGGTCTCCAACCCCAACTAGTACAGAGCTAGACGATGATGATTGGTTTGAGAGCTTAAATGCCGACAGGTATAGGGGTGTTGAAAGGGGGGTTAATGTAGACGCTGGGCCTTCCAAGGTTTTTTACAAGGCTGTTTCCCCAAGCCTATCTCCTCAGCGACCAAAGGGCGCGCCTACCTCTCCTACTCACGAGGGCGCGCCTGAAGCAAATGTATCACCACTCCGTGATGAAGAAAACTTCTTTGATGAAGACTCCTTTCAATTTTCCACCTCTCCTGAGCCTTCTCCAATTCCCTTCCAACATTGGGAAGTTTCTGATAGCGAACTGGATTTTGATTGGGACGAATTCGAATCGTGTAATGAAGCTGTGAAGAAACGTTTCAGGAAGGAACATGGGAAGCTTTTCTGCGTGGGCCTGTCTTCGGCTTGTTCAGACGAACAACTAGGATGGCTCATGGAGTTTTATGGCATGGAAGGCATATGGGCGCGCCCTTTGAGCATGATGCGGCCCCATATCTTCAATTATGGGAGAAactttaaaattcccagaatggTGACCAGCCCCAAACTGGTGTCTTTAGGTATAGGCGCGCCATTACATCCCTTCCTTAGGGAAGTGATAGAATTCTACGACGTAGCTCCACTCCAACTTTCTCCCAACAGCTACAAGTTCGTCCTGGCCTTGTTCATCCTCTATACGGACTTGGGTTTTCCCCAACCGTCCACGGCCGAAGTTGCTTATTTTTTCAATCTAAGAAAGTCTGACCACGGGTACTATTATTTGGTGGTGGATAAGCAGCATAACAAGAAGGGTTTCTCCTCTGGCAAGCTTAGCCACGAGAAAGGTTGGAAAGAGAACTTTTTTTACCTGTATGACGTTCCCAAGATAAGGATAAGATTCAACAAGTCACCAAGTAAGGACGCGCCTTTTTATCTTTTCCCTTATGttatttttacattttttctttcttttctcatTCTTATACTTTTCCAGACAGACCATCTTCAAAACTCCTTAAAGGCGAGCCCAAAAAACGAGCTGAAGCCCTCCTTAGAGTGGCTTCTGACAGGTGGAACTTAAAATCCTTAGTTACTCGATCCAACTTGATGCGAGTAGGGATTCTTTCTGACCAAGTAGGAGTGAAGTGCAAATACGTAAAATTTAGGAAAAGTGCTCCTGTTTCTCGTGTTATCGACTTAGGTAGCGAagaagctgaagaagaagaagaagaagaaacagAGGACGGTTCTTTACAAGGCCCGGATCCTTCAGGTTAACTAACCGTAGGATATAGAGGCGCGCCCTTATCCTATTGGCGCGTCCTTTTCTTCTGTCATCTTCAATAATCACACTAGATGTAAATTTTTGTTTATTTAAGCTCCACCTTCCAGGGTGCGCCCTTTGCATCTTAGGCATAACATTTTATACATGTTTGtcaatattattttttatttattttttttttcacatTCCTTGCCCTGCTCAATATACTTAACTGCCATGCTTAACTAATATGTCCCGTGTTTTGTGCAGAAATGGCCCCTCCAAGAATCCCTAAATCCTTTGGGGCGCGCCCTGGTGATAAGCCTAGGCCGAAGTCGAAGAAAGATGTTCCTGCAGCACAAACATCCATCCCTACTTCAGCTCCCATTCCTCAAACAACACCTGTTCAAAAATGGCCCGTAATTGACCTTACAGACAAACAGGGCGCGCCCAAGAGACATAGAACAGAGGGCGCGCCTTCTGGTTCTTCTACTGCTTTCAGCGCTCTTGGCCCCATGGGTGCCCTTCTTGTTtcagatgaagaagtggaacagTGGCAGGCTATGGATTTGGGAGATGCTGCCCGTGCTTCTATAAAAGCTTCTTGCCAACTGTTCATCCACTCCACCCAAGTGGTGGACAAATTACTTGAGGAGAAGGCGCGCCTAGAGAGGCTGCAGGGTGATAACAACATTCTGAAGAATACCCTCACAGACAAAGACTTCTTGCATGCCAAAGACATCAAAGCTAAGGTTTCTGAGATCTCTTTCCTCAAGGATGAGGTGGCCAATCTCACTTCTCAATTAGAGATTGCCAACAAAAAGGCTACCTCTCTCCATACTGAGCTTGTTGGTGCCAAACTGAGGATAGAGTACCTCGAAGAGCAACAGAAAACAGGCTGGCCTGATGAGAAGAGGGAAATGACTGATGAAGCATTTGCCAATGGTTTTCATTTTTACAGGGTGGGCTTTGTGGCCAATGATCCTGACTATTCCTTTGAGAAATTTGGGGAGGAGACTGTTGCTGAGATGGTGGAATTCAAAAAAGAGCATGCTGCTGAAATCAAGGCAATGAGGATAGAGCTTGGattagaagaagaagaagaagaagaagaagagagggAGGGCGCGCCTCAAGAGGAATTCTCCAAGGACGCACCTGAAGTTGATCCAACTGTCCCCCTCCAATCTATTCCTCCAACAGACCAGTCCCAAGGCGCGCCTTAATCATTTATAGTCTTTAAATTTCAGATACTTATGAGGAGCCAGCCCTCTTTTGATGCTGTGCAAAATTGTATGAATTGTTTTATTGCTACTTTTCCTTTTTGCATCATGACTTTCTGCATGGCTTAATATCTTTTTTATAAAAACTTTGTTAAGGCACTTCGATTTTTCACTTGGCCTTTTTACGTTCCCATGGATTTTGTGACTATAGGGTGCGCCTTATTTCTTGAATTTGCAAATAACACCTATTTGTAATCCCTTTGCGATATTTTACTCAAGTATTAGTCCACGGGCGCGCCTTAACCTAGGGAGCTTAGCTTATTTTGATGGCCATGAACATTTATTCCTTTCACCCTCGTACACTGTATTTAATCTTGATTATGAATCAACAATTACTAGACATGGCGCGCCTCAATATAGGGCGCGCCTCGGATGTTTTTCAAATGAGTAATTTCATGTTAGGCAGATAAAACAATTTGAAGTAACTTTTCCTTTTGATtgataatgcgctctagtgtTCAAATTACACCggtcccatggctactatgctctatggggaagttatttgaatttttttttcttccTTCTGCTAGTTCCAGGGTTCGCAGTCACATGtactacccccctaggctagaaggaatttatttgctactagCCTATTACATGAGAATCAAATAAGAAAATAAGGGGGCACAGCCacaccctactgataatactttcgTAGATGTTCTGCATTCCATGCTCGAGGAATAAGTTTACCATCCAGGTCTTCTAGGCGATAGGTTCCCTTCCAGAGTATAGCTTTGACcttgtacggtccttcccaattagcccCAAGCACCCCGTGTTGAGCTATCTTAGTATTAGGCATAACCTTTCGCAACACAAGATCCCCAACCTTGAATGATACAGATTTAACCCTTTTATTGAAATACCTTGCGACCCTCTGCTGGTATGTAGCAAGCTTTAATTGAGAGTTCGTTCTGGCTTCATCTAGCAAATCCAAGTGAAGCCTCTGGTTAACTTCTGCATCTTCCTCAACAAAGACATCTCTCCGGAGGGATCCAGCTCCTACCTCCACGGGAACCATGGCCTCATATCCATAAGTTAGTAGAAATGGGGTTTCCCCTGTAGTCGTTCTAGGAGTCGTATTGTAAGACCAGAGGATCATGGGCATTTCTTCTGGCCAGTCTCCCTTCTTTTCTTCCAACTTAGCCTTCAAGGTATGCTTTTGATTTTGTTTATGGCTTATGTCTGACCATTACTCTGCGGATGATAAACCGCGGTGAAGTCTTTTTTAATCTTTAGGTCTTCACAGAGCTTTCTTAACTCCTTActatcaaattgtttcccattgtCTGAAATGAGCTTGTAAGGAATACCAAACCTACATACTATGGAGTTGAACACAAAATCCCTTATCTTTTTTGCCGTGATCGTGGCTAATGGCATGGCCTCTGCCCATTTGGTGAAGTAGTCCACAGCCACCACAGCGTATTTCACACCCCCCTTTGCTTTGGGTAACTCTCCAATGAGAtcaatcccccacatggcaaaaggCCAGGGACTTGTTAATGAGATAATGGTGGTTGTCGGGATGTTGGAATAGTTGGCAAACCGTTGGCAGCGATCACAGGCCCGGACAAAATTGAAAGCATCTTCCCTCATAGTCGGCCACTAGTACCCTTGTCTGAGCACTTTAAATGCTAAGGAaccaccccccgagtgattgccacaaatcccttcatgcacctctctgagaatataatttccttcttccCTGTCCACACAACGTAACAGTGGCTGGTTAAATCCTCTCTTGTATAGTACCCCGTCATACTCGACA is a window from the Apium graveolens cultivar Ventura chromosome 1, ASM990537v1, whole genome shotgun sequence genome containing:
- the LOC141661178 gene encoding desiccation protectant protein Lea14 homolog, with protein sequence MAHLLDKAKNYVSEKLAEMKKPEAEVLDVDLKDVSRSCITYDAKVSVTNPYGTSIPICEITYCLKSNNREIASGTVPDPGSLKGHDTTLLDVALKVPHSVLLSLARDIGADWDIDYDLGIVLIVDLPVFGNIRIPINSKGEIKLPTVSDLWSK
- the LOC141661176 gene encoding RING-H2 finger protein ATL67-like produces the protein MSTFPFYPTTTSPPNPTTPPNPKTTHIGLQYGTVLSLTFLLLLALILLSYILFRFSRRRPNPNPNFNPHETGITLPRSIFVAEEEENEQNGVVGLDEVVINSYPKYPFVRGESGESVCAICLGEYKEGEMLRMLPDCKHCFHLKCVDEWLKLNASCPVCRNSPLPTPLSTPLSELVPLSLYTDGRNRRR
- the LOC141714761 gene encoding uncharacterized protein LOC141714761 — translated: MPMILWSYNTTPRTTTGETPFLLTYGYEAMVPVEVGAGSLRRDVFVEEDAEVNQRLHLDLLDEARTNSQLKLATYQQRVARYFNKRVKSVSFKVGDLVLRKVMPNTKIAQHGVLGANWEGPYKVKAILWKGTYRLEDLDGKLIPRAWNAEHLRKYYQ